Genomic DNA from Nostoc sp. C052:
CTAGATTTGGTTTATTGCTTGATGATGAAACCAAAGCTATAGATTGAGGTCGCGGTCTAGGCAAAAGAGTGGAGAAAGACTTTGTTGCTAGAGGTTCTCTATATCTAGTAGGATTCGGAGGAATAACTATTGGTGGAGATGGACTAATAGAGGCGTACTGTCGTTGGCTTGGTGGTGAAACTATTGGTGGAGAACCAGTTGATGCAGTTACAGGACTACTTTTTACAACGGTGTTTTCTTCCTTAACTAGGGCTTTGCTTCTTGAAGTATTACGAAGACTTTCTAATTCTGGTTTTTGGGAAGTAATCGCTAGTGCCGTCTTAATCTTGCCAGGATTTTCTGATTGTGATTCTAAATCTTGAGCCTTGCCAGATACCCCTTGCTTTATCGCTTCCGGTTTGACTGTGGTGGAATTGCTTAAAGCATCCATTGAAGTATTAATCATCCCACCTGCCACTGCAATCAGCAGAAAAATTACACTCCCGATTACTCCAGCTTTGAGTAAGGGATGTTGAGAAATAACCTGAGTGGTTACAAGTTCTTCTGGTTGTGGCTGCGTTTGAGGTTCATTTACTTCTTCTCGATCTGAGAACTCAATTTCAAAAGTTACGCCATTCATCGCCGCAAAACTTTTTTTATCCTGGGGGACTTTGGGAGTTGCCAAAACTGATTCGTCTAACGCATCTATTACGTCATTTTCTTCACTAAGTAGTACATCTGTGACTGCCATTTGATTACTTCCCGATTTCTAAGTCTTGGATCTTATAAACCTCTAATCCGGCTTTGCGAACGCTGTATGCAGTTCGTTGAATGTTGGATGAGTTAGACGGAGGACTTGGTGTATCAATTGCTCTGACAAATACAGTTTTATTAAATGCGATCGCTTTCCCTACCTGATTACTACCCTGAAAGACTATGAGGTTGGCTACCATATCAATTGACCAGTGACCTGGTGTCAGTTTCTGGGGTTCAGAGAAATACCGTACAGCTAGAACTGATTGCGTTGTGCCGTTGAAAACGTCAACTGGTGTCAGATTGCCTAATTCCTCTAAAAAATTACCTCGAAAATCTTCAGATAATGCAAATCCTGTAACCCATACATTCGTTGTGATTTTCTTATCCCCTACCTGCACCCCAGCATCTAGTACCGCTTTTTTGGTTGGGTCGGAGTTGGAGTCATCAGACTTTGGTAAACCAGTCCAGCTTAATAGCCCCGTCATTGTCTGTCCCACAAAATAGGTAATCGCTTGTGGTGAGCGTTCGTCATTGCCAATGGGGGACACTCTAATGCTTGACCCATCATTTAGTTCAACTAGAGTCGGTGTTTTCTCATTTGCAACTTTCCCGATCCTAGCAAAATTAATTATTTGAATTAAAAGTAGAACAATAACTAAAACCGCATTCCCCATCAAAAATATGGGAGTGAAGTTTATTTCTTTTTTCTCTAATAATTGCATCCCATTTTCCTACTTCTCAAACATTATCGTAAATTAAAGGATTTCAGAACCTGCAATCTAGATGTAGCACCCATTTCTCACAAGCTTGAAATGCAGAGGGGCAGAGGGGAATGGCACGCTTGTTAAGCTGAAAGGTAAGCGGCATAGGGATTGCAGAGGAGCAGGGGAGCAAGGGGGCAGAGGGGAATTTCTAAATATCTGAACGCAATGCCTAAAATTTCTTCTTTCTCCCCTGCTCCTCCGCTCCTCTGCACAAGAGCTGCCTCAACGATTTTCCCTTTTCTTAGTGCCATTCGGGGCAGAGGGGAAAGAAGAACTTGTACAAATCTCTCCCCTGCTCCCCTGCTCCCCTGCACAAGGTTTTGAGAGATGTAGTGAGAAATCCGGGGTAGCATCCATTTCAGTCGGGGTTTAAATCCCCGGACGCGACGCTCGAGTACTCGCTAACGCTGCGCTATCGCAGACTCGCTACCGCTTCGCTAACACAAAACTTACTTGCGACTTGCGACTTGCGACTTGCGACCTGCGACTTGTTTTAATCTCTTCTTGGCATCACTACAAACTTGGCTGCACTGGTAAAGCCAGAAAACAGAGCCATTCCTCCACCTGTTCCAATCGCTACTGCAAGTATTGGTGAAAATATTGCCTCTATCAACTGTAGAAGTAGTGGATTGTTTGATGGAGAATTAACTATAGAACTAGCAGCTACACCAACAATAATTGAGTAAGATATGAGGATTAATGTTAGTGCTAACCACCCCGAAAGCCAAGCAAAAATCGGCTTGGCTCCTATCGGTAGCATAGATAATACTAAGAATATCGGTGCTACATAAGCTGTTAACAGGAAAGAAAACTGAACGAGAAACTGAAAAGCTGCTGATAGACCGCTAAAAATTATATAGGATAGTCCCTGAACAATTGTGTTAACTGCTCCTCCAGCTACATCTAAAGGATTCCAATTATTTTGCCCTTGAATCCTTTTCTTTTGTTTATACTCTGATGCTTGAGTGTCAATTTCTTGAGCTACCTTATTTTTACAATCTTTCTTAGGAGTAATTTGATTTCCATTTTTATCTATTTCGACATCAGCCAGTTTTTCACATTCTGCCATTGCCGTCTTCGCAGCGAGAATAAAAGTTTGATCTGTATTTACACTCCGAATCGCTTCCTTGAGGGTTATACCATTTCTCGTAACAGTCAAGACACTAGAGTTTAATTTATTTGAAACATTTCTTAATGCTAGGGAAGTTGTAGCTAGCATTGCTCCATTATTGTTGAGCATCAGAATTACTATCATTGGAAAAGCCATTTCTTTGACAACTCCACTCGAAAAGCCCTCTGACATTATTTGCTCGTACCATTGCAACGACCAAAAACTTACTAAAACTACTGCCGCCAGCATCGAGACATTAACAATAGCGATATAAACAGGGTTTTGACCACTCGCAAATAGTTTCCAGTCATTATCAAATGCCGAAACAAAAATCTCCGAACCGTTTATTGCACCTTGTACAATAGTTTCCGCATCAGTTGGCAGGTTTTTATCTGTCTGATTAACAGTCGTTTGAGCAATAATAAAAGGAATTAAATTAGTTAGATAAACATACATTATTAAACTCCTTTGGAAAATATATTTAAATATGTGGTTCCCTTTCCTTTTTTACGAAAAAGATAAGGTTCAAAGCCGTACAACTCTTAGAGACGCTACCGCGTAGCAAGATCCCCGTAGGGGTACGTCCCGCTACGCGCTAACGCCTGCAAGTGGCGCTATGCCTGGATTTCTCACCAATGCTCAAAGCCTGTGCTTGTGCAGGGGAGCAGGGGAGCAGAGGAGCAGAGGAGCAGAGGAGAGTTCAATGTGCCAAGTTCAATCCCCTCCGCCCCTCCGCCCCTCTGCCCCTCTGCATTTCAAACTTGTGAGAAATGCGGGTATAGCTCCCTTGCTCCCTCGCTTCCTTTGTTGAGAGCAACAACCGCAAGTGGCGTGGTTTTTCTCCTCTGCTCCCCTGCTCCTCTGCTCCTCTGCTTTTTCACTGTCTCTCCCAAAAAGCATCGTTATAAGCACCAGCTTCTAACAATTGCATGGCCACTCCTCTACTTTGTGCATCTTCTTTGCGGGATTGTGACGAAATATTTTTCGAGATGTCAACCAAATTTACATTAGCTGCTGCCAAGGCTCGTGTTTGTTTTTGAGTTTCTCCATGTATTGCCTTGGAAATGACAACATTCTGTAGATTTTGAATTGCCATTTTTTTGAGAATATCTTGAGTTACGATGTCTGACTGTGCGTTGTCAGCGTTAGTTGAAGAAGTACTTAAGGCATTATTAGTTAAATCAGCCTCTTGTGCTTGTACTCTTTGTCCATCAACTCCTAAAGTCGATTGAGATTGACCTAGAGTATATTGACGATGCCATGACAACTCCGCATTCTCAGCTTGAGTATTAGAATTGGGCTGAGTTATATCTGGATTTTGTGAGCGAATAACTTCTTTGATTTTTTCACCTGATTCTAGGGGGTCTGGAATTCCCAAAGACCCAATTGTAGAATCAACCGCCTGATTTAATTGTCGAGTTATTTCAGCATTTATTTCTCCATAGCTTTGCCCTAAAGCTTGGTTCAACTCAGTTTCATAGCTTGATATTCGGCTTTTTAGGCTCGTATAAACTTGCTGAAATTGAGTCAAAAATGGTAATTCTAATCCCCAAGCTTGATTACAACTATCGCCAATCAATATCGTCGCAGTTAAGAGAGAACTAACGCCAAGATAAATTACCACCGGGCGTAAAGTCATTCTTTTGTGTGATTTCATATAGATCCTCGAAAGATACAGCAAAAGGTTTCGGTGAGCAGGGACTAGTAACAAGAGCTTCAAAATTGTTCAAAGGCTCGGCTGTCACAATTGCATCAACATTTGTTTCTCCTCCTGGTGGTTTGGAATAACTTTCAAAGTAAATACTTTTATAATGTGGAGTATTATTTGGAATCAATGGACGCTTTTTAGTTCTAATCAATACATAAGATTTTTTTTGCAACTGAGTGTTAATCCCTGGCTGCTGAATTTTATCTCTAAGAATAGCATTACGAGCATTTCCTGAATTGAAAGCTGAATAAAGAGTTCGACTTTTGAAAATCAAATCATCAGCATCTTTTAAAGATTTTTCACAAAGGACTTTTTGATTAACCAATACTTTTTGATATTGCTCATCTTGATACTTCCACATCTGAAAACTTAAGCTGGCGACTCCTATACCTAAAATTGCCAAAAGAATTTTTTGTTGAATTGCAAAAGCAATTAGACTTTTCATAATGACTGTCCCTGTTTGATGCACTCCACATAATACTTAGAAAACTCTGACACCCATTCAAACTTGTTTGGATATTTAGCTTGAAAGCGATTGCGCGTTGCCTGTTCCTCTCTGCTGTTGGCAACTAGCGCCAGCATGACGTAGGAGGGATAATAACGACAACGAATGTACGTGCGGTTGTAATCCAGCAACCATGTTGTGTACATTTGCTGAAGATTAGGCCGAAATAGCTCATTCTTCTCAATAATTGAGTGAGGAATCGAAAGGATATCAGTAAAGCTTTTCGCCGCCCCGGAAACCAACCGCCCAATCAACCTTATGGGCATATTTTGTAGAATCTGTTCTCCCGCCTCAGATTTGGCAATGGAAATTACATCTTGGGCCGCAAGAATTATTCGGCTACCAGATTTCCGAGCCGTTGCACATTTTCTACCCACTAAACGGGACAATGCAGAAAACCTCAGTAAGACACTGGCTTCATCCATGAAAAACACACTATTGGGTGAAGATAGTGATTGCCGAGAAGCCGCCATATATGCACTCATCCCAAATACTTCTGCATCTTTATCTGATTGCAGGTTGGTTAGTGCAAAAGTAATTAACTTCGCATTTGTTTGGAAACTTGATGGTTTACAAATCGCATTGCCGATAGAACTGGCTCTCCAGTACTTGAGGCGCAAACGAATGTAGTTCAGTGCTTTCTCAACATTCTCATCTTCATAACCCAAATTAATATGTTCCGTCGAGAAGAACTCCTCCATATCCACCAAAGTCGGAGTGTTATCCCACTCTTGTGTTCCAATTCCAGCTACACGCGCTAATTCAAATCTTCTATGTATATCTGGATTATCATAAAAAGCTTTGACACCCAGAGGAATCAAAGACTCGATGGTTTGTGCCAAAAAGCCATCAAATTTTTGTGACCCTAACACCAACTGCAAAACTATTAGGTTCACATCATTTCGATGAAATTTCAGTCTTTCTTCTCTCCCCTCTACATCCCACTCTGGAATTGCTGACAAATCTATTGGCTGGACAAGATTATTTGATTCTTTGGCAATATTAAAGTAAAACCCATTGTGGTATGGGGTGAAATCTCCAAATGTCCCCGTTCCATCATCATTGGGTAAGTCAATAATCAAAACTGACATTCCCATTGCCAAGCATTCTGCGATGATTGTGGCAACTAAAACAGATTTTCCTGAGCCTGTCGTTCCTAGAATCATCATATTCTTGGTTATCGACAAGTCTAGATGTACTGGCGAATGACCTTGTTCTGCAATTAATTCAAAACCCTGATTATCAGCCTTGGCAATTTGTACTGTGCTGGTTAATCCCAACACTTCACTCGCAAAAAATGTTAATCGACGATTATAAGGGCGTGATAATAACTGTTCCATTTTGGCTCCCAATGTTTGCAGCCAAATCAGCCAAGCATATTGCGTTTCTCGAATTAGCTCTGCTGGTTGGTTAATATACCCAGAAATCAATCTACAAGTATCGTCAATTTCTTCAGGTGTATCCCGGTAAATTAACACTACTAATCCTAATGTTTCTGGTATGTCCCCTGTGTACAATTGCTTTTGGGCTGTTACACTCCATTCAACATTTATTTGTGAGGCGACATCAATTGTTTTCTTTTGAGCGCTGATTTCTGCATTTCGCGCTCTCCGGGTAATCATTTGTTGCGCCAATCGGGTTAGTTTCTGGTCGGCGGGACTGATTTCCGTAATCACTTCCACATCCGAAATTGCCTCTCGTGCAAATATATTCCACAGAAACCTGATTTGTGCTTCTGTTGATGCGAATACTTCTGGTTTTTGCGACAATACCATCACACCGATATATTTTTTACCGCCCTCGCCATCAGGCAGACATACCCACTTTCTATCTGCGAAAGGTATACCATTATTCATCAATACTGATGTCGCGTGAGCTTGGTCTATATATGATTTATTCGTTGCTGGGGTTTCGTTAAATTCCTCCCTCAGTCCCAATGAATCAAATACTAAAGTATGTGGGATTTTTACAATCTTTGCTCCCACACACTTACTTAATTCATTCCATAGTTGCTCTGCACTTTTTGCCTTGGGCGCAAAACCCATCTCTGTTAATATCTGCAAATGTCTTTGTGAAACATCTATCGCTTTCTCTAATATCCTTTTTAAGTTCTTTTTCGTGACTTCTGTCGCCCCTGTTGCTGTAAATCGTCTTGTCAGAAAATCTGCTAGCTTTACCAATGCTCGGTCTATCGGGTCGCCGCCCTCTGTTCCCCCTGGTACTATAGTGAAAGTCGTGTAGACGCTCAGAGTTATATTTTTCCTTTGACGCAAACGTGTCAATTCCTGAATTCTTCCTAACTGCCCCCAGTCCAGAAATTCGCTCTCATCTGATACTGGATTTTGCAATCGCTTGTAGAAATACTCCTTTGCATCACTATCATCACAGAATGAACTCCATCTAAATGTGAACTTTTCACCTTGGGGTATCTCCTTGCACCCATTCTCAAAAGCTTTGGCTATTGCTTCTACTTCTTCACTTGAATTAAATAATGGATTCATCCCTGTGCAACTATATCCAAATACTAGTTGTAATGTATTATTCGTGTCGCTGATCACTTTTTTACTCAGCAAGGAAGCACCAATACTATACCCACCCCTTTTCAGTTTTACAAAAGTTGTCAAATCTAGCCAGTCCTCAAATGGACTTAACTTATTTTTAGTTTTTGGGCGACTCGTTTTCATCACGTCCAAGGTTTACGAATTTTCTTGACTCCAACTCGATTTTTTGATTGAGGGGTTAAGTATCTCGCATATCCTCTTGACCATACGGGCACAATTGGATAAATCTTTGACCAAAATAAATGAGGTTTTTTCCCTGATAAAGCTAATGCTGTTGCACTTAACCAGCAACCTATCAATATACTCCAAGCTAGATTTAATCCCAGTGAAAAAGCTAAGAAGAAGCCTAGACCGAATAATGGAATCACTACAGCAAACTGAAATCCTGTAAAGATTCCAATCGGTGCGCTCTTTCCTAACGATTGATTGACTTGTTTGATTTCTCTATTACTCATCACTAATTTAGTGTAATCAGATACTAGAGCAGAAATTTAGGTTAATTTCTGCTCCCAAACTCAAGAATCTGTTTGGCTTTAGTTGCAAGCGGCACTGACATTTGCAAACAGAATATTTTGGGCAATGAATAACACTAAAGTTATAAAGAATATT
This window encodes:
- a CDS encoding helicase HerA domain-containing protein → MKTSRPKTKNKLSPFEDWLDLTTFVKLKRGGYSIGASLLSKKVISDTNNTLQLVFGYSCTGMNPLFNSSEEVEAIAKAFENGCKEIPQGEKFTFRWSSFCDDSDAKEYFYKRLQNPVSDESEFLDWGQLGRIQELTRLRQRKNITLSVYTTFTIVPGGTEGGDPIDRALVKLADFLTRRFTATGATEVTKKNLKRILEKAIDVSQRHLQILTEMGFAPKAKSAEQLWNELSKCVGAKIVKIPHTLVFDSLGLREEFNETPATNKSYIDQAHATSVLMNNGIPFADRKWVCLPDGEGGKKYIGVMVLSQKPEVFASTEAQIRFLWNIFAREAISDVEVITEISPADQKLTRLAQQMITRRARNAEISAQKKTIDVASQINVEWSVTAQKQLYTGDIPETLGLVVLIYRDTPEEIDDTCRLISGYINQPAELIRETQYAWLIWLQTLGAKMEQLLSRPYNRRLTFFASEVLGLTSTVQIAKADNQGFELIAEQGHSPVHLDLSITKNMMILGTTGSGKSVLVATIIAECLAMGMSVLIIDLPNDDGTGTFGDFTPYHNGFYFNIAKESNNLVQPIDLSAIPEWDVEGREERLKFHRNDVNLIVLQLVLGSQKFDGFLAQTIESLIPLGVKAFYDNPDIHRRFELARVAGIGTQEWDNTPTLVDMEEFFSTEHINLGYEDENVEKALNYIRLRLKYWRASSIGNAICKPSSFQTNAKLITFALTNLQSDKDAEVFGMSAYMAASRQSLSSPNSVFFMDEASVLLRFSALSRLVGRKCATARKSGSRIILAAQDVISIAKSEAGEQILQNMPIRLIGRLVSGAAKSFTDILSIPHSIIEKNELFRPNLQQMYTTWLLDYNRTYIRCRYYPSYVMLALVANSREEQATRNRFQAKYPNKFEWVSEFSKYYVECIKQGQSL